In Glycine max cultivar Williams 82 chromosome 4, Glycine_max_v4.0, whole genome shotgun sequence, the genomic stretch CTAAGCAcataaaaagcaaaaacaaaaaatataatgtgacacgaaagaaagacaaaaattaGTTCCCACTTCCCACCGCCAACTAAAAAAACCTCCTAGTAGATTAGTTCATTCCATTCCCTCTACCTATGCAGAGGAAAATCCGAGACTACCAACCTTCACTTCATTGCAAACTCAATGAGGCTAATTCCAAAACACCCATTGCTGAAAGATGGTCACCGTCTCTTACAAAGGGTGGTTTTTGTTGCTATTGCTAATTCAAGAGTTCTCATGAAAGTTAAGGGATCTAGACAAGGCTGCAGGGTTAGCCCTCAACACTGGAGAGGCTTCAACAACATGGTCTTTCTCatctttctttgattggaatcCCTTGAACATGCCACCACCAGTGACACACTCATTCTTGATCCCTAAAGTTGCCCATATGGAACTCTTTGCAGCCTCACTTGGGTCATCAATTCTCAATGTTTTCGGGACCAGAACAGACCCGTTTCTCTGCCTGGAGGGTGATTCTTCTTGCAAATGGTCTTGTTTTTCCGCGACGACGCGGGAGTGTTTCCCTAGTGTTGGAGAATTAGGACCGGAACTGGGAGACCTTGGAGTAGGAGCAGAATGGTGTGAGTGTTGTGAGGGAAACCATGGAATGTTCCAAAATGCTGCAGGGTAGAATGACATGGGAAACCCTGGAGGGCACATAGCAGGTGCTGCTGAGGGAAAAGGATAAGGCCAAGGGAGAGTGGAAATGCATGGAACCTGGTGGATGAAACCGTTGCTGTTGGGCACCATAATCGATTCTTGAGACGTGCTTTTCCCACTTTCCTCATTGGAAACAGTAATTGAAGATGCACTTGAGCAGTCATCACcgttgttattgttattgttgtggTTGTCTTTGTTTCTCTGATCCTCAATTGTGTGAAATCCGTTTCTTGTGTTGTTGTTAAGAGTACCCTTTTTCTCTGCTGTGAGGTTAAGGATTGATGCCATGGAATCACAAATTGGAGGGTCTAATCCGAAGCTGAGGACTCTCCCATTTTGTTTC encodes the following:
- the LOC100803454 gene encoding cyclic dof factor 3; translation: MQENKDPAIKLFGQKIAFPGEADSQAIAGGETDWPPAMDVDKDEEDFGIGNPDKDEKDKDPRAEKVSEKTKEADPPPDAADSKTSEGIQNPNTPSIDEESAKSKNDKSENDQQENNNNKTLKKPDKILPCPRCNSMDTKFCYYNNYNVNQPRYFCKACQRYWTAGGTMRNVPVGAGRRKNKNSASHYRHITISEALQAARIDAPNGTHLLKQNGRVLSFGLDPPICDSMASILNLTAEKKGTLNNNTRNGFHTIEDQRNKDNHNNNNNNGDDCSSASSITVSNEESGKSTSQESIMVPNSNGFIHQVPCISTLPWPYPFPSAAPAMCPPGFPMSFYPAAFWNIPWFPSQHSHHSAPTPRSPSSGPNSPTLGKHSRVVAEKQDHLQEESPSRQRNGSVLVPKTLRIDDPSEAAKSSIWATLGIKNECVTGGGMFKGFQSKKDEKDHVVEASPVLRANPAALSRSLNFHENS